A section of the Leptidea sinapis chromosome 26, ilLepSina1.1, whole genome shotgun sequence genome encodes:
- the LOC126972460 gene encoding sodium/potassium-transporting ATPase subunit alpha-B-like translates to MGLIDPPREEVRSAIQRVREAGVRVMMVTGDHPGTARAVAEEVGIATTDKCHVITGTELRNMTPDLLYLMLEKHYEIVFARTSPTQKLQIVEACQRQGSIVAVTGDGVNDAPALRRADIGISMGITGSQVSKQTADIILMDDNFATIVTGIEEGRKIFDNLKKSVCYILISNVPEVIPVLMFILFSIPLPLGVMTILCVDLGTDMWPAVSLSHEKAEQDIMDRPPRKSDSLVSASMLRLVYGHLGLIEFAAGIYAYFIVMAEHGFYPRQLFGIRERWDNEAVSDVEDSLGQEWTYGKRKELERVCQAAFFVAIVITQMMNGIICKTRYNSIFQVGMKNRILNIGLVVEIIVAAAVCYTPGVNNFFRTYPLKLRWYSYISLATDTLLSPFNDKILSIHSYVQYSNSPMLYGDRLLKCK, encoded by the exons ATGGGGCTCATAGATCCACCAAGAGAAGAG GTCCGTTCAGCGATACAGCGCGTGCGTGAAGCTGGCGTGCGTGTCATGATGGTGACCGGAGACCATCCCGGAACCGCACGGGCCGTGGCTGAGGAGGTGGGCATAGCAACCACGGACAAGTGCCACGTCATAACGGGCACGGAGCTGAGGAACATGACGCCCGACCTTCTGTATCTCATGCTTGAAAAACATTACGAAATCG ttttcgCCCGCACATCTCCAACTCAAAAGCTCCAAATAGTAGAAGCCTGCCAGCGCCAGGGAAGCATCGTGGCTGTGACGGGTGATGGAGTAAATGATGCACCAGCTCTCCGAAGGGCCGATATTGGAATCTCCATGGGAATCACTGGATCACAA GTGTCGAAGCAAACGGCAGATATCATTTTAATGGACGATAATTTCGCAACGATTGTAACGGGGATTGAAGAAGGACGCAAAATATTTGACAATTTAAAGAAGTCAGTTTGCTACATACTTATATCGAACGTGCCGGAAGTAATACCAGTtctcatgtttattttattctcgATACCTCTACCGCTCG GAGTGATGACAATATTATGTGTAGACCTTGGGACGGACATGTGGCCAGCAGTTTCTTTATCACATGAAAAAGCTGAGCAAGACATTATGGATAGGCCTCCACGTAAATCTGATTCTCTCGTATCTGCATCAATGCTAAGACTGGTCTATGGACATCTTGGTCTAATAGAGTTTGCTGCGGGCATATACGCATACTTTATAGTCATGGCTGAACACGGATTCTACCCACGCCAATTATTTG gtaTAAGAGAGAGATGGGATAACGAGGCGGTGAGTGACGTTGAGGATTCACTTGGTCAGGAGTGGACTTACGGGAAGAGGAAGGAATTGGAACGCGTGTGCCAAGCAGCTTTTTTCGTAGCTATCGTCATAACGCAAATGATGAATGGAATTATTTGCAAAACCAGATACAACTCCATTTTTCAAGTCG gtatgaaaaatagaattcTAAATATCGGATTAGTTGTCGAGATAATTGTTGCCGCTGCAGTATGTTATACACCAGGAGTGAATAATTTCTTCAGGACATATCCTTTGAAATTGAGATG gtacagctacataTCTCTAgctacggatacattgctgtcaccgtttaatgacaagatcttatctatccatagttatgtccaatatagtaatagtccaatgctttatggcgataggttattgaaatgtaagtaa